The Dreissena polymorpha isolate Duluth1 chromosome 4, UMN_Dpol_1.0, whole genome shotgun sequence region gcaaccttgaccttttaggtaGAAAGGCGGGTGGTACACATTACACGTCATCATGTGATTTTGTATATTTGTACCATATTATTGAAAATATCAATCTTAGCCGCTTTCTTTGAAGGGGACAATACAAACATAAAAGACCTTTAAAAATTTGTTTGAAAGCTACTAACCTACAAAATTTATATTCTAAgattttgaaataatcaatattaagtaATATAAACTCAATAATGTTCTCTTTTGAATCTTATTAACACCCACTGCTATGcaacaaattgaaataattaatattgacCTTGGATTCCATCTCGTGTATTCTGTCCAGGAGTCTGTTTTGTTGATCTGACTGTCCCTGGCCCACTTGTTTGACAGCTTCAAAGCACTGTCGTATCTCCTGTGACAATTTCCCGATGGAGGTGTCGCAGCGCACAATTCTGCCGCGAAGGTCAGTCAGTGTGGCCACATGATGTACCTCCAGATTCTTTACTGCTGTGTTGGTTCCAACAGCAGCACTGTCTCTCGCTCTTATGGTTTCCTCCAAGCTCTaacaacaaaatatgaataaacatttaaaacgttacctcttaaaaaatacaaattttgacccatttgtagcccctttcaaaatcattttaaagtaaagacctttttttactagattccaCTTTAAAAGCCTCATTTCAAACCCAAACTTGAAACTTGAGCATTTGCTTGAACGCCTATTTCTAcgtataaaacatattcaatggtgttgtacaataaaaataaaaaatctaaagacaaattaaaaacatacaaaGGTACATCACGTATTAccttaaaaatatgtaaaaaaatcaccaaaaagttatgtacatgtattaagtcGTTTTTTGAAAGTGTCTTTTGAAGTACATTGTCTTAAACTCAAAGGTAGGTTGTTCCATAGTTTTGTACCTACAGTACTGAAGCTTCTATCACTGAATGATCTTTTCTTGTTGAAAGGTACATTATAACAGCCTTTTGATGATGCTTATGATCTAAGATCACATTTAGAAATCAGAGTGGATAGAAGTTCGGTCAAATAGGCAGGGGCATTACCAATTGAACAGTTAAACATGCATATAACAATTTTGAATTCGATTCTAGCCTTGATTGGCAGCCAGTGCAGGTCATGAAGTGATTGTTTTGAACTGGTTTTTGAGCCGTAGAAAAGTGACAGTTTAAAACAAACCCAAAGATAgtcatgagcagcaaacagcataaaacatgaacagtcactgtgagttacttgcaggctgtactggtttcatgctggttgcATTTTGCAATTtgtactttgcttctgagcgtgAAAGGGTTAAAGTGTTTCTCACTTTTGTTAATAAACAAGACAGATAACTTAAAGCCTCATTCTTAGAAtatgattaaatacatttttttttacttttgtaatgAACATTAACAACCATTATTTTACTaataattgtttctttttttaatggattttgaaatataaattttcaaaGACGCTTTGGAAGATAACAATAACACAATaatattctgaccatgtttcactAATTTTGGGCATTAAATGTAACTCTTATTATCCCCTTGCTCCAAATTGGAGCGGGGGGAtcatgtggttatctccgccgtctgtccgtccgtcctggtccTCCGACACTATAagtactagaaccttgaaacttgcacacatggtagctatgaacatatgtgcgacagtgcactatttggaattttgatctgacccctgggtcaaaagctgcAGCGCGGGGGCTGCGGCCACCCCATTTCTAGTTTAGATATACTATCAACATGTAGTAGTTACAACTGAAAAATGATTGGATTTAACACAAGTTTATATTGGAGTAAATGCATAAAATAGAGTAAATATTGAAAAATTAAATAGAAGAAACTGGTAAgcagatttgacctggtgacctagtttttgaatgcATGTGACCCAAATTCCAAACTCAGATTagatattgtaaaaaataaacattgtgaccaagtttgatcAAGACTAGTTCCCCAAAGTGGCATCTAGACTAGTAACAAtgtttttttctaatatttgactaGGTTACTGAGCTTTTGCATGCACTCAACCCAGATTTCGAAGTTGGCCTAGATATAGTCAAGATAAATACATTCTGAACAGTTTTCATAAAAATTGAGAACTAAATGAATTTTGAATCTACATTCGTTACAAGGTTTATCTAAGATTCTATCCggtaacctagtttttggacacacttGACTGAGCCAGATTCATACTACTTATTTTTTCTAAGCTGAACAataatgatattataattatCTGTACATAATATCAGGCCAAATGATCCCAAACATGCATAGGGTCAATTTTAGACAGAGTCTAAGCATTCACCAATTGGAAATCATTAAGCTCATATGTAACACGAATTCTGATTGGTTAATATTTTAATATCAGATTTCAATCAGGCTTTTATTAAAAAAGTTACATACTTGGGCAGTAGTTCTAATATGTCTATAAATCCAACCAGTTCTACCTTATGCACCCCATGTTCTGTTTATAACAATCAAAGTATAAAAATCAATCAAAACCAACTCACAGCGATATCGTTGTTAAGCCGGTTGACCACCGCAGTGATTGTCCGAATGTGTTCTTGAAGCATGTTGCGCGCGTGCTTCTCTTCCTGCCATGTCCCGTGCGTAAAGTTCAAGCTCTCAATCACATCCTCCTTTGTTTTGAACGCCCTCTCTATCACAGATTGTGTATTCTTCTCCTGTTGCGCAATCCTATCCTCGAGAAGATCCAAACGCGACGGATTTCTTGATGTTGCTCGAGATCGCGGGTTTTCCTGTACCCGAGGTGAGCTGAAGCGATTGTCGTACTCTGGAATTCCATTCTGAGGCCTCTGCGGTGGGGGGAATGTCTCATAACCTTCGTCTGTGTCGTAAGGGGCACGTAACTGTGAACGTTTCCTTCCCGCCATAACTGCCTACATTAATACAGTAGCAATAAAAGTTTAACGtttattcttttcttttcttttataatttttcACTTGAAACTACTTTTTATACATGCACTGGTACTCAATGAATCAGAAATATGTTGAGTTTATTTCAATGTAAGCCTTTCAAAGTTGTTTCACTTGTTCAGCTCGAATTGTCATACCAATACACACAATGATTAAATGGTATTAATTTAGGCACCTGAAAAGGAAATGAAAAGAAATGTTCACATCTCcaaataaagtaaacacaatattttaccaATGTTCAATCACTGTTCAAACTCTTCAAGTACCATAAGGAGAATACCATTATTCAGTGGAGACATCAAGTAAATATGTTGAACAAATGGCAAATAAAGCTTCTCATAATATtgcattatcataaaataatatcttaaaaATCAGTATGATGATTGCAACCattcaaattttctttttatcaaCTATCATGACAAAATTAATAATGGCTGGCTTTTCATCATCGATTTCTAATCTGTATTTCAGTAATTACTGTGAAGTGACATATATATTGCAGCAATAAAGAATTTATTCAATCAAGATGATTAAGAGATTTGTGTACTAATGGTACTTAAGTATTCTCAAATTCTCTGTGAATTGATGAGAAATAAGCATGAACAAATACATTGGATTTACTTACACCATTGGTCTAAATTCACAAAATGAgggtttttttataatttgatttaACTTCCATCATTAGCTTTTTCAGTTTGCCTCTGAATCTTCACAATTAtctaataaaatgtttgttttgttacaagTGAATGCTTGTTTTCATCCCACCAAATTGTGGACAACTTAAATCcgtaaaaatgcaaatatattacCATGGATGTTCCATGCAGGTAAATCAGACAATATACACACCACACAGCATGTTTATAAATCACACAATAATGCAGCATGTTTATACATCACACACTAACGCAGCATGTTTATAAATCACACACTAATGCAGCATGTTTATAAATCACAGTAATGCAGCATTTTTATAAATCACACTAATGCAGCATGTTTATAAATCACACTTATGCAGCATGTTTATAAATCACACTAATGCAGCATGTCTATAAATCACACTAATGCAGCATGTTTATAAATCACAGACTTGCAGTATGTTTATAAATCACACATTGGCACCATGTTTATAAAACACTAGAACTCCGCAAGTTGGATGTGTTGCCTGATGGTAAGATACCTGTGTTAATTGTTTACTATTATATCGGGGATGAGACATTAAttcttaattaataataataataaaatagtaatgaaaaaaaataaacaataaaaaaaattaaattatattaaatcatagatgccaggggcataaaaaaattaatgggttgcggtcgcagatttcgaaatctaaacgcgaaccctaagttcaaggtcaaggtcacaggggtcaaaacttttatgcgcatggaaaggtcttgtccagatacacgtgtaccaaatatgaaagcaatatctgaagggacacagacgttattAGCTTTTTTTGAATCGCAGTCGCacattttgaaacctgaacgcagaccccaagttaaaaaatttcatgcccatggaaaggtgttgtgcagatacacatgc contains the following coding sequences:
- the LOC127876457 gene encoding protein FAM81A-like — translated: MAGRKRSQLRAPYDTDEGYETFPPPQRPQNGIPEYDNRFSSPRVQENPRSRATSRNPSRLDLLEDRIAQQEKNTQSVIERAFKTKEDVIESLNFTHGTWQEEKHARNMLQEHIRTITAVVNRLNNDIASLEETIRARDSAAVGTNTAVKNLEVHHVATLTDLRGRIVRCDTSIGKLSQEIRQCFEAVKQVGQGQSDQQNRLLDRIHEMESKIVSLSGNVERNSSEQKMKVQHLESDSSQQMAQLDSRTRQIIDDLKNSITTYQQHADVEREKLEEKLFSLVENQAQIRDQIVDKVERKVDELQFVMEERMKKMEQQILLESQRLTEMQQEMQNKVVSRLEGLIRQQHDEVAKVKRDQREGFSTVQESITNMKTVMEGKRKLLEDQLRKEISQIRKMVVLV